One part of the Anopheles coustani chromosome 2, idAnoCousDA_361_x.2, whole genome shotgun sequence genome encodes these proteins:
- the LOC131262897 gene encoding uncharacterized protein LOC131262897 isoform X1: protein MPTEAHDFLRRQNTSCAVEMTEYDAAAALLLLSAGSRSVSKAESNNNSMAGKRGVQKNPSLVTVDLTTSPSSTQSLLKAPKTVKLRTEDLVRLRARQKTLRVIQDDETENVNRSLLSVPQQPNSRRSSLPSAKSEKMVRGKMEHSTMEDLERLGSSSPPDPVQRWDTSRTSSPIVVSSSGLPSHEFTHSTHDSYDAHRRDGITMYDSPGMKGFALQLNSKVVERYDTSSPELEPATVQMRMLPMGGRKRRRSNGEEKSLNSPTDSGVSSIHDEILQPNFTVRPWRQGLSLGDGLPALVRTEMKKIVELSILKKEQYTETKMAEFPMEFGFNPNKSRIRKECSDPADIRDRERNNEASRRSRHKKKIMTQILSIGLEFDRNENRQLFLQDRWLSDMICELEEKALNLGKDAQVLRKLRSDCGFQ from the exons ATGCCAACGGAGGCACACGATTTCTTGCGAAGACAAAACACATCCTGTGCGGTAG AAATGACGGAATATGATGCCGCCGCCGCCCTTCTGCTCCTCAGTGCCGGGAGTCGTTCGGTATCAAAGGCAGAATCGAATAACAACAGTATGGCGGGAAAACGAGGCGTACAGAAGAATCCTTCCCTGGTCACGGTGGATCTGACGACCTCACCGTCCTCAACGCAGTCGTTATTGAAAGCTCCGAAAACGGTTAAATTGCGCACCGAAGATCTTGTCCGATTGCGAGCGAGGCAGAAAACTCTCCGCGTGATCCAGGACGACGAGACGGAGAACGTTAACCGCAGTTTGCTGTCCGTTCCCCAGCAACCTAACAGCCGCCGCTCGTCCCTACCCTCGGCCAAGAGTGAAAAGATGGTacgaggaaaaatggaacactcAACGATGGAAGATCTGGAGCGGCTCGGATCTTCTTCACCGCCGGATCCGGTTCAACGGTGGGACACTAGCCGAACCTCGTCCCCCATTGTAGTGAGTTCGAGTGGACTGCCAAGCCACGAATTTACACATTCGACACACGACAGTTACGATGCACACCGGCGGGACGGAATTACGATGTATGACAGTCCCGGAATGAAAGGATTTGCCTTACAGCTCAACAGCAAGGTGGTGGAGCGCTATGATACCAGTTCACCGGAGCTAGAGCCGGCGACAGTGCAGATGCGCATGCTGCCCATGGGTGGCCGGAAACGACGCCGCAGTAATGGCGAGGAAAAGTCACTAAACTCGCCCACCGATTCGGGtgtttcgtccatacatgacGAGATACTGCAACCGAACTTTACCGTTCGACCCTGGAGACAGGGATTGAGCTTGGGTGATGGATTGCCTGCACTTGTGCGCAccgagatgaagaaaatcgtcGAGTTGTCTATTCTGAAGAAGGAACAGTACACTGAAACCAAAATGGCCGAGTTTCCGATGGAGTTTG GCTTCAACCCGAACAAATCGCGGATTCGCAAAGAATGCTCCGATCCGGCCGACATCCGAGACCGGGAGCGAAACAACGAAGCATCCCGTCGGTCCCGGCACAAGAAGAAGATTATGACACAAATATTGAGCATCGGTTTGGAGTTTGATCGCAACGAAAACAGGCAGTTGTTCTTGCAGGATCGTTGGCTGTCGGACATGATCTGTGAGCTAGAGGAGAAAGCACTCAACCTCGGCAAGGATGCACAAGTGCTGCGTAAGTTGCGCAGCGACTGCGGGTTTCAGTAG
- the LOC131262897 gene encoding uncharacterized protein LOC131262897 isoform X2 — protein sequence MTEYDAAAALLLLSAGSRSVSKAESNNNSMAGKRGVQKNPSLVTVDLTTSPSSTQSLLKAPKTVKLRTEDLVRLRARQKTLRVIQDDETENVNRSLLSVPQQPNSRRSSLPSAKSEKMVRGKMEHSTMEDLERLGSSSPPDPVQRWDTSRTSSPIVVSSSGLPSHEFTHSTHDSYDAHRRDGITMYDSPGMKGFALQLNSKVVERYDTSSPELEPATVQMRMLPMGGRKRRRSNGEEKSLNSPTDSGVSSIHDEILQPNFTVRPWRQGLSLGDGLPALVRTEMKKIVELSILKKEQYTETKMAEFPMEFGFNPNKSRIRKECSDPADIRDRERNNEASRRSRHKKKIMTQILSIGLEFDRNENRQLFLQDRWLSDMICELEEKALNLGKDAQVLRKLRSDCGFQ from the exons ATGACGGAATATGATGCCGCCGCCGCCCTTCTGCTCCTCAGTGCCGGGAGTCGTTCGGTATCAAAGGCAGAATCGAATAACAACAGTATGGCGGGAAAACGAGGCGTACAGAAGAATCCTTCCCTGGTCACGGTGGATCTGACGACCTCACCGTCCTCAACGCAGTCGTTATTGAAAGCTCCGAAAACGGTTAAATTGCGCACCGAAGATCTTGTCCGATTGCGAGCGAGGCAGAAAACTCTCCGCGTGATCCAGGACGACGAGACGGAGAACGTTAACCGCAGTTTGCTGTCCGTTCCCCAGCAACCTAACAGCCGCCGCTCGTCCCTACCCTCGGCCAAGAGTGAAAAGATGGTacgaggaaaaatggaacactcAACGATGGAAGATCTGGAGCGGCTCGGATCTTCTTCACCGCCGGATCCGGTTCAACGGTGGGACACTAGCCGAACCTCGTCCCCCATTGTAGTGAGTTCGAGTGGACTGCCAAGCCACGAATTTACACATTCGACACACGACAGTTACGATGCACACCGGCGGGACGGAATTACGATGTATGACAGTCCCGGAATGAAAGGATTTGCCTTACAGCTCAACAGCAAGGTGGTGGAGCGCTATGATACCAGTTCACCGGAGCTAGAGCCGGCGACAGTGCAGATGCGCATGCTGCCCATGGGTGGCCGGAAACGACGCCGCAGTAATGGCGAGGAAAAGTCACTAAACTCGCCCACCGATTCGGGtgtttcgtccatacatgacGAGATACTGCAACCGAACTTTACCGTTCGACCCTGGAGACAGGGATTGAGCTTGGGTGATGGATTGCCTGCACTTGTGCGCAccgagatgaagaaaatcgtcGAGTTGTCTATTCTGAAGAAGGAACAGTACACTGAAACCAAAATGGCCGAGTTTCCGATGGAGTTTG GCTTCAACCCGAACAAATCGCGGATTCGCAAAGAATGCTCCGATCCGGCCGACATCCGAGACCGGGAGCGAAACAACGAAGCATCCCGTCGGTCCCGGCACAAGAAGAAGATTATGACACAAATATTGAGCATCGGTTTGGAGTTTGATCGCAACGAAAACAGGCAGTTGTTCTTGCAGGATCGTTGGCTGTCGGACATGATCTGTGAGCTAGAGGAGAAAGCACTCAACCTCGGCAAGGATGCACAAGTGCTGCGTAAGTTGCGCAGCGACTGCGGGTTTCAGTAG
- the LOC131262898 gene encoding bifunctional peptidase and (3S)-lysyl hydroxylase Jmjd7 — MSNSNIREAFQVLTNEAKDLFLPPSIPETFGIPTALEFVRDHVAKNLPVIMREAITDWPALEKWNSKYFRDTIPDKEVTVAITPNGYADGLATHESEEHFVLPLEQIMRMEEFLSMLDNKNPNSIPYIQRQNSNLTEDFQELWEDVNEGSLNFASEAFNKQPDAINFWMGDERAVTSMHKDPYENIYCVISGYKDFILIPPIDLHNVPRRQYPMGIYMQENDDKIVIEPILDEIGKPRLIEWVSVDPLEPDLQLYPSYADATTYEIRLNAGDMLYLPSLWYHHVRQSHKCIAVNFWYDMEYDARYCFYRMIEKLCNYGQ, encoded by the exons ATGAGCAATTCCAACATACGGGAGGCCTTTCAGGTGCTTACCAACGAGGCCAAAG ATTTGTTCCTGCCTCCCAGCATCCCCGAAACGTTTGGCATTCCCACAGCGCTGGAATTTGTACGTGATCATGTGGCTAAAAATCTGCCAGTAATCATGCGTGAAGCTATAACCGACTGGCCCGCACTGGAGAAGTGGAATTCGAAATACTTTCG AGATACGATTCCAGACAAAGAGGTAACAGTGGCGATCACCCCCAATGGCTACGCTGATGGATTAGCGACACACGAATCTGAGGAACACTTCGTCCTGCCACTGGAGCAGATCATGCGAATGGAGGAATTTCTTTCGATGCTCGATAACAAAAA TCCAAACAGTATTCCTTATATACAACGACAAAATTCAAACCTGACGGAAGATTTTCAAGAACTATGGGAGGACGTGAACGAAGGCAGCCTCAACTTTGCTTCCGAAGCATTCAACAAACAACCGGACGCGATCAACTTTTGGATGGGCGATGAAAGAGCTGTTACATCCA TGCACAAAGATCCGTATGAGAACATATACTGCGTGATTTCGGGATACAAGGACTTTATTCTAATTCCTCCAATCGACTTGCACAACGTACCGAGAAGGCAATATCCTATGGGCATTTATATGCAGGAAAACGATGACAAAATTGTGATCGAACCTATCCTTGATG AAATTGGAAAACCCCGGCTGATTGAGTGGGTAAGCGTGGATCCACTGGAACCGGACCTTCAGCTGTACCCGTCCTATGCCGATGCGACTACGTACGAGATTCGGCTGAACGCGGGCGATATGCTGTACTTGCCGAGCCTATGGTACCATCATGTACGTCAAAGTCACAAGTGCATTGCTGTGAACTTTTGGTACGACATGGAGTACGATGCTCGATACTGTTTCTACCGAATGATAGAAAAACTATGCAATTATGGACAATGA
- the LOC131262215 gene encoding MTOR-associated protein MEAK7, whose amino-acid sequence MGNSSTKLAEKCSLLAKSEVPVVASSFKLVSKNSERIKEDDLMKFWGSQMDPRLAQYITNFLFGPLGSRSPVVEFQRFAELYVFCVRGTIDERINVLLCSLGQQPESESTEIAYPLIKEYVEAVVSSYMRAIRLEGGPQYKSWESRGFRIVKDCIQKLAESLAYDVVQQGTQKVTRADAERWLHMNPTFLKMLEHVFSHLYHYRNVKNASEADGNARKSIIPQEALQSMLPYCEGLQYVPDYPAFTDLSQMLFINSNLPGTLQNKWRFLFSSQIHGESFSTLLGRIMDQGPTVVIVEDANGYIFGGYATDSWALSPNYVGNENSFLFTLRPKMRCFPSTGYNDHYQYLNLHQQTMPNGLGMGGQHNYWGMWLDSEYGLGECSESCTTYKGYFQLSATKKFNIRNVEVWGVGDKPVKEDEAEDEKSGVRSILDGNADSKAMLKMSGREQYSDGYREEPKD is encoded by the exons ATGGGAAACTCCAGTACAAAGCTAGCGGAGAAATGCTCCCTGCTAGCCAAAAGCGAGGTGCCGGTGGTGGCCAGCTCCTTCAAACTAGTCAGCAAAAACTCGGAACGTATCAAGGAAGATGATCTCATG AAATTTTGGGGCTCTCAAATGGATCCACGTTTGGCGCAGTACATTACCAACTTCCTGTTTGGCCCGCTCGGTTCCCGCTCTCCGGTGGTCGAATTCCAGCGGTTTGCCGAGCTGTACGTTTTCTGTGTCCGCGGTACCATCGATGAGCGGATCAACGTGCTACTGTGCAGCCTTGGCCAGCAGCCCGAATCGGAGTCGACGGAAATCGCCTATCCGCTTATCAAAGAG TACGTGGAGGCGGTCGTCAGTAGCTACATGCGCGCGATCCGACTCGAAGGCGGTCCACAGTATAAGTCGTGGGAATCGCGTGGCTTCCGTATCGTCAAGGATTGTATCCAGAAATTGGCTGAAAGTTTGGCGTATGATGTGGTGCAGCAGGGCACGCAGAAAGTCACCCGGGCCGATGCAGAACGATG GTTACATATGAATCCGACGTTCCTGAAGATGTTGGAGCATGTGTTTTCTCACCTGTACCACTATCGCAACGTAAAGAATGCTTCCGAGGCCGATGGAAACGCACGGAAAAGCATCATCCCGCAAGAGGCGCTCCAGTCGATGCTGCCGTACTGCGAAGGACTGCAGTACGTGCCCGATTATCCGGCCTTCACCGATCTGTCGCAGATGCTGTTCATCAACTCCAACCTGCCTGGTACGTTGCAGAACAAGTGGCGCTTCCTATTTTCGTCGCAAATCCACGGGGAAAGTTTTTCGACACTGCTGG GTCGAATAATGGACCAAGGTCCAACGGTTGTTATCGTCGAGGATGCAAATGGATACATTTTCGGTGGCTATGCAACGGATTCGTGGGCACTCAGTCCCAACTACGTCGGAAACGAGAACTCTTTCCTTTTTACACTGCGGCCAAAGATGCGATGCTTTCCCAGTACCGGGTATAACGATCACTACCAATATTTAAATCTCCATCAGCAAACGATGCCAAACGGATTG GGTATGGGAGGCCAGCACAACTACTGGGGTATGTGGCTGGACAGTGAGTACGGTCTCGGTGAGTGCTCGGAGTCCTGCACGACGTACAAGGGATACTTCCAGCTAAGCGCCACCAAGAAGTTTAACATAAGAAATGTTGAGGTCTGGGGCGTTGGAGATAAACCGGTGAAGGAAGATGAAGCG GAGGATGAAAAGTCTGGCGTACGTTCGATACTGGATGGGAATGCGGACAGCAAGGCTATGCTGAAGATGAGTGGCCGCGAACAGTACTCGGATGGCTACCGAGAGGAACCCAAGGACTAA